In the genome of Cupriavidus taiwanensis, one region contains:
- a CDS encoding 2-aminoethylphosphonate--pyruvate transaminase yields the protein MIRGNDPILLTPGPLTTSLATKQAMLRDWGSWDAAFNTITRSLCDDLVRIVHGEGTHVCVPMQGSGTFSVEAAIANVVPRDGKVLVPQNGAYCQRILKICKVLGRASVELPIPEDQPASAALIEEALRRDPSITHVAQVHCETGAGVLNPLQDIALLCQRLGKGLIVDAMSSFGAIEIDARTMPFDALVAATGKCIEGVPGMGFVLVKKDVLEASQGNSHSLALDLYDQYVYMQKTTQWRFTPPTHVVAAFRAALDQFLEEGGQPVRGARYRRNCDTLVQGMAALGFRAFLPAAVQAPIIVTFHAPADARYDFKSFYAKVRERGYILYPGKLTQVETFRVGCIGAIDDNEMRNVVTAIGEVLREMGIEMQGRLAEAA from the coding sequence ATGATTCGCGGCAACGACCCGATCCTTCTGACCCCCGGCCCCCTGACCACCTCGCTCGCCACCAAGCAGGCCATGCTGCGCGACTGGGGCTCGTGGGACGCCGCCTTCAACACCATCACGCGCAGCCTGTGCGACGACCTGGTGCGTATCGTCCACGGCGAAGGCACCCATGTCTGCGTGCCGATGCAGGGCAGCGGCACCTTCTCGGTGGAGGCCGCCATCGCCAACGTGGTGCCGCGCGACGGCAAGGTGCTGGTGCCGCAGAACGGCGCCTATTGCCAGCGCATCCTGAAGATCTGCAAGGTGCTCGGCCGCGCCAGCGTGGAGCTGCCGATCCCGGAAGACCAGCCCGCCAGCGCCGCGCTGATCGAGGAAGCGCTGCGGCGCGATCCGTCGATCACGCACGTGGCGCAGGTGCACTGCGAGACCGGCGCCGGCGTGCTCAACCCGCTGCAGGACATCGCGCTGCTGTGCCAGCGGCTGGGCAAGGGCCTGATCGTCGATGCCATGAGCTCGTTCGGCGCGATCGAGATCGATGCGCGCACCATGCCCTTCGACGCGCTGGTGGCCGCCACCGGCAAGTGCATCGAGGGCGTTCCCGGCATGGGCTTCGTGCTGGTGAAAAAAGACGTGCTGGAAGCCAGCCAGGGCAACAGCCACTCACTGGCGCTGGACCTCTACGACCAGTACGTCTACATGCAGAAGACCACGCAGTGGCGCTTCACCCCGCCGACGCACGTAGTGGCCGCGTTCCGTGCGGCGCTGGACCAGTTCCTGGAAGAAGGCGGCCAGCCGGTGCGCGGCGCGCGCTATCGCCGCAACTGCGACACGCTGGTACAGGGCATGGCGGCGCTGGGCTTCCGCGCCTTCCTGCCGGCGGCGGTGCAGGCCCCGATCATCGTCACCTTCCACGCGCCGGCGGATGCGCGCTATGACTTCAAGAGCTTCTACGCCAAGGTGCGCGAGCGCGGCTACATCCTGTATCCGGGCAAGCTGACCCAGGTGGAAACTTTCCGCGTAGGCTGCATCGGCGCGATCGACGACAACGAGATGCGCAACGTGGTGACGGCAATCGGCGAGGTGCTGAGGGAGATGGGGATCGAGATGCAGGGGCGGCTGGCGGAGGCGGCGTAG
- a CDS encoding LysR family transcriptional regulator — MMDLRRLSHVLALADELHFARAAERVHLSQPAFSRSIQAIEGDLGIRLFDRDIGDVRPTPAGEFVVARARRLLFEARCLQRDVDLYRDSQLGDTAFGIGPFPAATLLPLVLTELRRLHPEVALRVEESNWQQLLERLRAEDIEFFVADVRDLPDDAALDIRPLGKQRGDLYVRAAHPLAGRQCSLKDAWAYGIAATKLPSPVRAALARLLGLPAGQEPVLALECDDIAVLRRVALSTDTVLAATQVSMRADVESGALLPLQIRGLPSLYSEMGVVSLRNRTPSPMAQNAIACFTRVAREMNR, encoded by the coding sequence ATGATGGACCTCCGCCGCCTCAGTCATGTCCTGGCGCTTGCCGATGAGTTGCATTTCGCGCGGGCGGCGGAGCGTGTTCACCTTAGCCAGCCAGCCTTCAGTCGCAGCATCCAGGCCATTGAAGGCGACCTTGGCATCCGCCTGTTCGATCGCGACATCGGAGACGTGCGGCCAACCCCGGCCGGCGAATTCGTGGTCGCGCGGGCGCGGCGGCTGCTGTTCGAGGCACGCTGCCTGCAGCGCGATGTCGATCTCTATCGCGACAGTCAGTTGGGCGACACGGCATTCGGCATCGGGCCCTTCCCGGCCGCGACCCTCTTGCCGCTGGTGCTGACCGAATTGCGCCGACTGCATCCGGAGGTTGCCTTGCGCGTGGAGGAGAGCAACTGGCAGCAGTTGCTGGAACGCCTGCGCGCCGAGGATATCGAGTTCTTCGTCGCCGATGTGCGCGACCTGCCCGATGACGCGGCGCTGGATATCCGTCCCCTGGGAAAGCAGCGCGGCGACCTCTACGTCCGCGCCGCGCATCCGCTTGCCGGACGTCAATGCTCATTGAAGGACGCCTGGGCGTACGGCATCGCGGCGACGAAGCTGCCAAGCCCGGTGCGAGCTGCGCTGGCAAGGTTGCTTGGTTTACCTGCGGGCCAGGAACCCGTCCTTGCGCTGGAATGCGATGACATTGCCGTGCTCCGGCGCGTGGCGTTGTCCACCGACACGGTGCTTGCCGCGACGCAGGTGTCGATGCGGGCAGATGTTGAGTCAGGCGCGCTGTTGCCGCTGCAAATCCGCGGGCTGCCCTCGCTGTATTCCGAAATGGGAGTGGTGAGCCTTCGCAACCGGACGCCATCGCCGATGGCGCAGAATGCCATCGCCTGCTTCACGCGGGTAGCCCGCGAAATGAACCGCTAG
- a CDS encoding EamA family transporter, with the protein MSLPPDFHGLAFAAVMLSALMHASWNAIVKIGGDRLSSMALIDTFCLLVALPFLFLVPVPAPQVWPFLLATVALEVVYKLSLVAAYNRGDFSQAYPLMRGSAPMMVAMLLLLTGSERLGPGGYAGIALICCGLVSLVHWRRQAPDLLGFALLAGACLAGGTVIDGTAVKRHGEVLTYIVWLQAMSHVFMPGYAFARRGTSLLALLRTEWKRAGIGGINRVGSYALMLWAMTLAPVAKLAALRESSVIFAALLGHFLLREAFDRRRLIATALVLAGIVTLQMAR; encoded by the coding sequence ATGTCCCTCCCCCCCGATTTCCACGGCCTCGCCTTTGCCGCCGTGATGCTGTCGGCACTGATGCATGCGTCGTGGAACGCCATCGTCAAGATCGGCGGCGACCGCCTGTCGTCGATGGCGCTGATCGACACCTTCTGCCTGCTGGTGGCGCTGCCCTTCCTGTTCCTGGTGCCCGTGCCGGCACCGCAGGTATGGCCGTTCCTGCTGGCCACGGTCGCGCTGGAGGTGGTCTACAAGCTGTCGCTGGTGGCCGCCTACAACCGCGGCGACTTCAGCCAGGCCTATCCGCTGATGCGCGGCTCGGCGCCGATGATGGTGGCGATGCTGCTGTTGCTGACCGGCAGCGAACGGCTGGGCCCGGGCGGCTATGCCGGCATCGCGCTGATCTGCTGCGGGCTGGTCAGCCTGGTGCACTGGCGCCGGCAGGCGCCCGACCTGCTCGGCTTCGCGCTGCTGGCGGGGGCTTGCCTGGCGGGCGGCACCGTGATCGACGGCACCGCGGTCAAGCGCCATGGCGAGGTGCTGACCTACATCGTCTGGCTGCAGGCGATGTCGCATGTGTTCATGCCGGGCTATGCCTTTGCCCGCCGCGGCACGTCACTGCTGGCGCTGTTGCGCACGGAATGGAAGCGCGCCGGCATCGGCGGTATCAACCGCGTAGGCTCGTATGCGCTGATGCTGTGGGCCATGACGCTCGCGCCGGTGGCCAAGCTGGCGGCGCTGCGCGAGTCGAGCGTGATCTTCGCCGCGCTGCTGGGGCACTTCCTGCTGCGCGAGGCGTTCGACCGGCGCCGGCTGATTGCCACAGCGCTGGTGCTTGCGGGCATTGTGACGCTGCAGATGGCGCGGTAG
- a CDS encoding putative 2-aminoethylphosphonate ABC transporter permease subunit produces MRMSLTAAPATTSASLPATDTLAPASASAPAGPANPGAQPPLPASPASPALVASAVRAHWTDRLAHVLLALAALALACFVLAPIVMILAKSVQNRDGTLAGIAHFRAYFESPALLRSVWNSLWVSALATCITVPLAFGFAYALTRSRIACKGLLRNLALIPLLAPSLLAAISFIFWFGNQGLLKPWMGSTQIYGPLGIVASLVFATFPHALMILITALSLTDARLYEAADALGTSTVRKFFTITVPGARYGLVSAAMVVFTYAISDFGIPKVIGGNFHMLATDIYKLVIGMQDFSQGAVVSLMLLVPVAVTYCVDARVQRRQMALMSARSVPYVPRRSPRFDLAMAVFCWLMAALMLAVMGMAVYASFVKLWPYNFSLSLNHYRVGLVEGGVVDSYLNSLRMAGLAAVIGPVFIFATAYLLEKTRGMDWLRGFVRLMAVLPMGVPGLVLGLGYIFFFVPQANPLHGLYQTLGILVLVTIVHYYASCHLTAVTALKQLDSEFEAVSASLKVPFYKTFFKVTVPACLPAILEISRYLFINAMTTVSAVVFLYGADTKLASVEIVNLDESGDIGPAAAMATLVVLTSAGACLLYYLLQRVLDCKTQAWRQGQGND; encoded by the coding sequence ATGCGCATGAGCCTCACTGCGGCGCCGGCCACCACGTCTGCCTCCCTGCCGGCTACCGATACCCTAGCCCCCGCCTCGGCCAGCGCGCCGGCGGGGCCCGCCAACCCCGGCGCGCAGCCCCCGCTGCCCGCATCGCCGGCCTCGCCCGCGCTGGTCGCCAGCGCGGTGCGCGCGCACTGGACCGACCGCCTCGCCCATGTGCTGCTGGCGCTGGCCGCGCTGGCGCTGGCCTGCTTCGTGCTGGCGCCGATCGTGATGATCCTGGCCAAGAGCGTGCAGAACCGCGACGGCACCCTCGCCGGCATCGCACACTTCCGCGCCTACTTCGAATCGCCCGCGCTGCTGCGCTCGGTCTGGAACAGCCTGTGGGTCTCGGCGCTGGCCACCTGCATCACGGTGCCGCTGGCGTTCGGCTTTGCCTATGCGCTCACGCGCAGCCGCATCGCCTGCAAGGGGCTGCTGCGCAACCTGGCGCTGATCCCGCTGCTGGCGCCCTCGCTGCTGGCGGCGATCTCGTTCATCTTCTGGTTCGGCAACCAGGGCCTGCTCAAGCCGTGGATGGGCAGCACGCAGATCTACGGGCCGCTGGGCATCGTCGCGTCGCTGGTGTTCGCCACCTTTCCGCACGCGCTGATGATCCTGATCACGGCGCTGTCGCTGACGGATGCGCGGCTGTATGAAGCCGCCGATGCGCTGGGCACCTCGACCGTGCGCAAGTTCTTCACCATCACCGTGCCGGGCGCGCGCTACGGGCTGGTCAGCGCCGCGATGGTGGTGTTCACCTATGCGATCTCGGACTTCGGCATTCCCAAGGTGATCGGCGGCAACTTCCATATGCTGGCGACCGACATCTACAAGCTGGTGATCGGCATGCAGGACTTCTCGCAGGGCGCGGTGGTGTCGCTGATGCTGCTGGTGCCGGTGGCCGTGACCTACTGCGTCGACGCGCGCGTGCAGCGCCGCCAGATGGCGCTGATGTCGGCGCGCTCGGTGCCCTACGTGCCGCGCCGCAGCCCGCGCTTCGACCTGGCCATGGCGGTGTTCTGCTGGCTGATGGCGGCGCTGATGCTGGCGGTGATGGGCATGGCGGTGTACGCGTCCTTCGTCAAGCTGTGGCCGTACAACTTCTCGCTGTCGCTGAACCACTACCGGGTCGGGCTGGTCGAGGGCGGCGTGGTCGATTCCTACCTGAACAGCCTGCGCATGGCGGGCCTGGCCGCGGTGATCGGGCCGGTGTTCATCTTCGCCACCGCCTACCTGCTGGAGAAGACCCGCGGCATGGACTGGCTGCGCGGCTTCGTGCGGCTGATGGCGGTGCTGCCGATGGGCGTGCCGGGGCTGGTGCTGGGGCTGGGCTACATCTTCTTCTTCGTGCCGCAGGCCAATCCGCTGCACGGGCTGTACCAGACCCTGGGCATCCTGGTGCTGGTGACCATCGTCCACTACTACGCGTCGTGCCACCTGACCGCGGTGACCGCGCTCAAGCAGCTCGACAGCGAGTTCGAGGCCGTGTCGGCATCGCTCAAGGTGCCGTTCTACAAGACCTTCTTCAAGGTCACGGTGCCGGCCTGCCTGCCCGCCATCCTGGAGATCTCGCGCTACCTGTTCATCAACGCGATGACCACGGTCTCGGCGGTGGTGTTCCTGTACGGCGCCGACACCAAGCTGGCCTCGGTCGAGATCGTCAACCTGGACGAGTCCGGCGACATCGGCCCGGCCGCGGCCATGGCCACGCTGGTGGTGCTGACCTCGGCCGGCGCCTGCCTGCTCTATTACCTGCTGCAACGCGTGCTCGATTGCAAGACCCAGGCCTGGCGCCAGGGCCAGGGCAACGACTGA
- a CDS encoding sterol desaturase family protein — MSPQLQNILIVTLMLGFAGLEIVTRRYKDSVHATQDDTRLELAMFLSLLAVVQPLLLLATNVLCTWLMPEQRGAWADLPWWAMAAILLVCDDLTQYWWHRISHTPLLWPLHRAHHTAQYMSIRITYRNNFFYYLMMPGLWFAGVLLYLGFAKVYGVYFVIKIAVILGAHSAWRWDEPLYRIRVLRPLMWLLERTISTPATHWAHHALTNEDGIGHYKGNFGNLLFFWDILFGTAHITRKYPAKVGLQDDLIFGQERWFIQMFYPLCQSRREHSALRFGGRAYAEEETRSDALPQATEQRRSA, encoded by the coding sequence ATGAGTCCGCAGCTACAGAACATATTGATCGTGACACTCATGCTTGGCTTTGCCGGGCTGGAGATCGTCACACGGCGCTACAAAGATAGCGTTCACGCTACACAGGACGACACCCGGCTGGAACTGGCCATGTTCCTGAGCTTGCTGGCGGTCGTGCAGCCGCTGCTCTTGCTCGCCACGAACGTGCTTTGCACGTGGCTGATGCCGGAACAGCGTGGCGCCTGGGCGGACCTGCCGTGGTGGGCCATGGCCGCGATCCTGCTGGTTTGCGATGACCTGACCCAGTACTGGTGGCATCGGATCTCGCATACCCCATTGTTGTGGCCATTGCACCGCGCGCACCACACCGCGCAATACATGAGCATCCGCATCACGTACCGCAACAACTTCTTCTATTACCTGATGATGCCGGGTCTCTGGTTCGCGGGTGTGTTGCTGTACCTCGGCTTTGCCAAGGTCTACGGCGTCTACTTCGTCATCAAGATCGCCGTGATTCTCGGGGCGCATAGCGCATGGCGCTGGGACGAGCCCTTGTACAGGATCCGTGTGCTGCGCCCGCTGATGTGGCTGCTGGAACGGACCATCTCGACGCCTGCCACGCACTGGGCCCATCACGCGCTGACCAACGAGGACGGCATCGGGCATTACAAGGGCAACTTCGGCAATCTCCTGTTCTTCTGGGACATCCTGTTCGGCACCGCCCACATCACGCGCAAGTACCCGGCCAAGGTCGGCTTGCAGGACGATCTGATCTTTGGCCAGGAGCGCTGGTTCATCCAGATGTTCTACCCGCTGTGCCAGTCTCGTCGCGAACATTCCGCGCTGCGCTTTGGCGGCCGCGCCTATGCCGAAGAGGAAACCCGATCCGATGCGCTGCCGCAGGCCACCGAACAGCGGAGGTCGGCATGA
- a CDS encoding coniferyl aldehyde dehydrogenase yields MNDRALTDQQASQAIEHARVEALFAAQQQAFLQDTCPDAGTRRNHLHALKRQLLRYQDVLAEAISRDFGERAVAETKMLEVLPTTLEIRHAISHLRRWMRPSRRRPELLFATNSLQVRYQPKGVVGVIATWNFPVYLSLGPLVTALAAGNRVMIRMPETTPATNATLRKMLGEVFAEDHVALIGEELEDPAVFTALPFNHIVFTGSPAVGRIVMAQAARNLTPVTLELGGKSPAIVLRDYPVREAARSIAHGKGINCGQICVAPDYALVPREQVDAFVEALQQSFGKLFGKLTDTNADYTALATDRHAARILDLLDDARAKGATVIACGEVGSGRRMPLHIVTHCTPQMRLMREEIFGPVLPVVPYDTHEQAIEMVQRQARPLALYCFSHDKPEREKLLARTHSGGVTINDWAWHVVNHDAPFGGVGQSGMGNYHGEEGFRELSHARTVFKRHRFFPIGLFLPPYGNLAQRLTLKLFAGHGDPEVKGPF; encoded by the coding sequence ATGAATGACCGCGCGCTGACAGATCAGCAGGCCAGCCAGGCCATTGAGCATGCCCGCGTGGAAGCGCTATTCGCTGCCCAGCAGCAAGCCTTCCTGCAGGACACCTGCCCGGACGCCGGCACAAGACGGAACCACCTGCACGCACTCAAGCGGCAACTGCTGCGCTACCAGGACGTGCTGGCCGAGGCAATTTCGCGCGACTTCGGCGAGCGGGCCGTGGCCGAAACCAAGATGTTGGAAGTCCTGCCGACCACGCTCGAAATCCGGCACGCGATCTCGCACCTGCGCCGCTGGATGCGCCCGAGCCGACGCAGGCCCGAACTGCTGTTTGCGACCAACAGCCTCCAGGTGAGATACCAGCCCAAGGGCGTGGTCGGGGTTATCGCCACCTGGAACTTCCCGGTCTATCTGTCGCTCGGGCCGCTGGTGACAGCGCTGGCGGCAGGCAACCGCGTCATGATCAGGATGCCGGAGACCACTCCGGCCACCAACGCCACGCTCAGGAAGATGCTGGGCGAGGTCTTCGCCGAGGACCATGTTGCGCTGATTGGCGAGGAGCTGGAAGATCCCGCCGTCTTCACCGCCCTGCCCTTCAACCACATTGTCTTCACCGGCTCGCCGGCGGTGGGCCGCATTGTCATGGCCCAGGCAGCGCGCAATCTCACGCCGGTCACGCTGGAACTCGGCGGCAAGTCGCCTGCCATCGTGTTGCGCGACTATCCGGTGCGCGAGGCCGCCAGAAGCATCGCCCATGGCAAGGGGATCAACTGCGGGCAGATCTGCGTGGCACCTGACTATGCATTGGTGCCGCGAGAACAGGTGGACGCCTTCGTCGAGGCATTGCAGCAGAGTTTCGGGAAACTGTTCGGCAAGCTGACTGACACCAACGCCGACTACACAGCGCTGGCCACCGACCGCCACGCGGCGCGGATACTGGACCTGCTGGACGATGCACGCGCCAAGGGCGCGACGGTCATCGCCTGCGGCGAGGTTGGCAGCGGGCGGCGCATGCCACTCCATATCGTCACGCATTGCACGCCGCAGATGCGCCTGATGCGCGAGGAAATCTTCGGCCCCGTCTTGCCCGTGGTGCCCTACGACACGCACGAGCAAGCAATTGAAATGGTGCAGCGGCAAGCACGCCCGCTGGCGCTGTACTGCTTCAGCCATGACAAGCCTGAACGCGAGAAGCTGCTGGCGCGCACGCATTCCGGCGGGGTCACGATCAACGACTGGGCCTGGCACGTGGTCAACCACGATGCGCCCTTTGGTGGCGTCGGCCAGTCAGGGATGGGCAATTATCACGGCGAGGAGGGTTTCCGGGAACTGTCGCACGCGCGCACCGTGTTCAAGCGGCATCGCTTCTTTCCCATCGGCTTGTTCCTTCCGCCGTATGGCAACCTTGCGCAGCGCCTGACGCTGAAGCTGTTCGCCGGACATGGCGATCCTGAGGTGAAAGGGCCCTTCTGA